AGTCCAAGGGAACATTAAGCGTCTCAAAGATTTGGGAGCATATCGTGGTTTACGACATATTCGAAAGCTTCCTGCTCGTGGACAGCGAACCCATACGAATGCGCGTACTGCCAAAGGCATGGGTGGAAAACGAATTCCAATTGCAGGAAAGAAAATTGCGGTGAAGTAATTTTTAAGGAGACTGACCATGAGTACAGAAATTGAGAAAAAACCGGCAACAACACGAAAACCGAAAAAGAAAGCGCGCAAAAGCGTTCCTCATGGAGTGGTGTATATTCGTTCATCCTTTAACAATACTATCGTTACCGTGACGGATCCTGTGGGCAATACGCTCTCATGGGCATCATCAGGTGAGCGAGGATTTAAAGGATCGCGTAAGGGAACACCTTTTGCGGCACAACTTGCAGCAGAAGAAGCAGTGCGTCGCGCAATGGAACATGGTATTCGTTCAGTAAAAGTTATTGTCTCCGGACCAGGAGCTGGTCGTGAATCAGCGGTCCGGATTCTTTCAAAAACCGGGGTGAAGGTGACCTCCATTCGAGATATGACTCCCATACCTCATAATGGGTGTCGTCCCCCCAAGAAACGTCGTGTGTAATCGGAGGCGAGTCGTATGGCAAGATGTCAAGAATCAGTTTGTTTAAAATGTCGTCGAGAAGGTCAAAAGCTTTTTCTGAAAGGAGATCGTTGCTTTTCGGAAAAATGCGCTTTTGAGCGTCGTGCGTATGCACCTGGTCAACACGGACAACGTCGACGCAAAAAACTTTCCGATTACGGAACCCAACTTCGTGAAAAACAACGCGCGAAAGAGATCTATGGAGTTTTGGAACGACAATTTCGTGGCTATTATCAAAAAGCTGTTCAAATGAAAGGGGTCACGGGAGAAAATCTTCTTCAACTTTTGGAACGACGACTTGATAATATGGTTTATCGTCTCGGTTTTTCAACATCACGTCGACAAGCGCGTCAACTCATTGGTCATCGTCATTTTATGGTCAATGGCAAGGTTGTTGATATTGCCTCTTACTTGGTAGAAGAGGGTGATGCGATTGCGGTTCGGGATAACAGTAAACAAGTTCGTTCTATTGTTGAATCTGTGGAAGCTGTTGAGCGACGTGGTGTTCCTGAATGGTTAACGCTTGATAAAAATACGATGACCGGAAAAATAGTGACGTATCCGATGCGAAATCAAATAGGGTCTGAGTTGCAAGAACACTTAATTGTTGAACTTTATTCAAAGTAAGTGAGCCGAGGAGCTCCCCTTAACGTGAGGAGGAGCGTGGTGGCTCTCTAAGGAGGAAGTATGTATCGAAATTGGAGATCACTTATTCGTCCACGACGACTTGAGTTTGAGTCGTCAGAATTGACACCCACTTATGGAAAATTTGTAGCTCGACCACTTGAGCGCGGATTTGGGATTACGCTCGGAAATTCTCTTCGACGTATTCTTCTCTCATCTCTTCAAGGGGCTGCGCTGACCTCAGCTCGATTTGATGGTGTGTTGCATGAGTTTTCAACCATTCCGGGCGTGACGGAAGATATCACCGATATTCTCCTCAACCTCAAACAAGTGAAGCTCAAACTTAATGAGGGAGAGTCAGATGTATTAAAAGTTGACATTCGAGGAGAACGAGAAGTGAAAGCAGGAGATCTTATGAGCTCCGGAAAAATTGAAATTCTTAATCCAGATTTGCACATTGCAACCCTTGGGCCTGAAGGGAAACTGAAGGGTGAGTTTGTGGTGAAGCTTGGCAAAGGATATACTCCTGCTGAACGTAATAAAGACCAAGCTGATCCCGTTGGTGCGATTGCGCTCGATTCTATTTTTGCGCCCGTTACGCGATGTAATTACCATGTTACGAATGCCCGTGTTGCTCAACGCACAGACTATGACAAACTTACCTTCGAAATATGGACAAATGGATCAGTGAAACCAGAAGAGGCGATTGCCTATGCTGCGAAAATTTTAAAAGAACAGCTTCAAGTGTTTATTAACTTTGATGAAACGCCAGAGCCGCTTGAGGAAGAGCGCCGCATCTCGTCTTATGATGGCAAACCGAAACTCAATGAAAATCTCTATCGTCGTGTTGATGAGCTCGAGCTTTCTGTTCGTTCTGCAAACTGTCTGCAGAATGCAAAAATTCGTTATATTGGCGAACTGTGCCAAAAATCTGAAGCCGAAATGTTAAAGACCAAAAATTTTGGACGCAAATCTCTCAATGAAATTAAAGAAATTCTAACCGACATGGGACTTGCTCTCGGAATGAAGCTTGACGGTTTCGATCTTGCAGAAGCTGAGAAATTTCGTCCTAAGGAGATTGAGTAAAGTTTGTCATCCCCGTGAAAACGGGGATCTCATGAGATTCCCGCTTTCGCGGGAATGACAACAGACCAATAGAGGTTCTTATGAAACATAATGTAGATCATCGAAAACTTGGACGTAAATCACAACATCGTCTCTCTATGCTTGCAAATATGGCTTCTTCTCTGATCTTAAAAGATCGGATTGAAACCACTTTGCCAAAAGCAAAAGAGTTGCGTCGCATTGCAGATCGCATTGTAACGCTTTCAAAGACGGGGACGC
This genomic interval from Deltaproteobacteria bacterium RIFCSPHIGHO2_02_FULL_44_16 contains the following:
- a CDS encoding DNA-directed RNA polymerase subunit alpha, producing the protein MYRNWRSLIRPRRLEFESSELTPTYGKFVARPLERGFGITLGNSLRRILLSSLQGAALTSARFDGVLHEFSTIPGVTEDITDILLNLKQVKLKLNEGESDVLKVDIRGEREVKAGDLMSSGKIEILNPDLHIATLGPEGKLKGEFVVKLGKGYTPAERNKDQADPVGAIALDSIFAPVTRCNYHVTNARVAQRTDYDKLTFEIWTNGSVKPEEAIAYAAKILKEQLQVFINFDETPEPLEEERRISSYDGKPKLNENLYRRVDELELSVRSANCLQNAKIRYIGELCQKSEAEMLKTKNFGRKSLNEIKEILTDMGLALGMKLDGFDLAEAEKFRPKEIE
- a CDS encoding 30S ribosomal protein S11, which codes for MSTEIEKKPATTRKPKKKARKSVPHGVVYIRSSFNNTIVTVTDPVGNTLSWASSGERGFKGSRKGTPFAAQLAAEEAVRRAMEHGIRSVKVIVSGPGAGRESAVRILSKTGVKVTSIRDMTPIPHNGCRPPKKRRV
- a CDS encoding 30S ribosomal protein S4, whose amino-acid sequence is MARCQESVCLKCRREGQKLFLKGDRCFSEKCAFERRAYAPGQHGQRRRKKLSDYGTQLREKQRAKEIYGVLERQFRGYYQKAVQMKGVTGENLLQLLERRLDNMVYRLGFSTSRRQARQLIGHRHFMVNGKVVDIASYLVEEGDAIAVRDNSKQVRSIVESVEAVERRGVPEWLTLDKNTMTGKIVTYPMRNQIGSELQEHLIVELYSK